The sequence ctcacagctttttttcatgggtgcttttttttaagcacctcactcccaaactaggtcttagtCAATCTAACAAATTCTTCTTATTAGGAATGAGATACCTTATCCATCTGAAAGTTTTATCGAATGGTTTAAATTTAGGACTAACCGGAGGGCTCCTCGTTCCAGTTGAGCCTCTTTCTCCACATAAAACCCTGAGCAACTCTAATGACTAGCTCTTGCGAATCAGCTTATTTTCAAGAAGCTCGATTATTtcttttttacatatttttattaACCTGTTATTCATTTGAATGTGTCGAGCCTTTATTGGAATATTCTTTTCTTCAAAATCAGACTCATTGGGTAACTCAACAATGTGTCTTTTACGATCCAAAAAAAGCACTGGAAATACCTGCAAAAACTAGTCTTTCGAAATCCTTTTGTATTGACTCAACTTTCTTTTTAATTGTTTCAGTAAGAAGTTGTCTTTCAGtttttttaaaatgaatttACTCTTTCAGAGAACaaataaatttttctttatttgtaattttctgTTGTATGAAATTAATATCATCAATTTCAGTGAGTCTCCCATCACCTCTTAAAACTCGGTTTCAATTTCGTTTTTCCTTGAAATATCATCAGGAAATGGTGGATATAGTTATAGAATTTGAACCCTCGCCTTAAGTTCTCTTAATTCCACTTTTGTAGCATTTATTTCAGAATGCAAATCATTAAGAGTAGgttcttttttcttattatttcagTTATCCTATTGATAATGGTCTTGAAGCTTTAAGCGTTGAGTGGCTGCTTTTCGAAACTTTTTTCTTTCCGTTTTTTCTCTAGACATATGCAAGTATTtttctaaacttttttttttttttttggagaatcTTCTATTTTATCTACAAGTCTAGAATAAGACTTTCTTCTATAGTTATTACGCAAAGACGTTAGTTGCAACTAGAATTTTCATCTTAATCAGAACAACTATTTTCAGTTGTCGACTCAAATAGTTATTCCACTTAAAAAACTGTTATTTCCCCATCACTTTCTAGATTAAGATTATTAATCTTATCTTTCATTTTGCACTCATTTCTCATGTGCTCTATTTTTCCACACCTGTAGCAAACAAGAGGGTTTTCTTCACCACTAattccttttcttttaaaataaaatctttTCTTTATAAAGTCCTTCGAGTTTTTCGGATAATGGTTATTTTTGTCTACCCCATAGGGTTTTTTATGCTTTTTATGAGGCTTTCTTGCAGATAATTTTGTAGTGGGCCTGAAATCAAATTGTTCAAAAAAGCACCTACCTCTTTCTTTTCTAAGaccctttgtttttcaagttGTTTTTTAAGCTTCATGTAATTACATAGTGTTAATCCTTCCGTACAGATCTCACTAGTTAATTCACCATAAATATACATATGATAATATATTATACCACCAAATTTGTTCCTTATCCATTGCCTACCTTTTTGGCAAAGAGAGAAGGTAATCTAGAAGCGGAAGAAGCATAAAAACATCTTTGTACCATCTGAAATAAGAAAAATTGGACATTTAAGATTCATCAAAAGTTCTCTAGATCGATCTTGTTGGAGCTCAATAGTTCCAACAAAATGGAGAGGTATAGATTAGAGTAttaaactctttttctttcatttgtgcgtgtatatatatatatatatatggcagaTCTGTGACACTACTTTTTTTACACAACTTTTAACACACGTTTTTATGGAGCCTACTTCATAATGTGgtttaacgatccgaaccgtgtATATTTTAGAACATCATGCATAGAACATCCTttcaaaaaattagacaaatcatAATCATTAAGACATTTATTtgtaatgaaaaaaaagaagataaatacgGTTTTACAAAGAAATCCTAAACCCTTAATCCAACAGTCATACAGTTTAGATTTACGTGATTTTTGGTAGACGTGATATTTGATAAAAGACCTAAAAGATAGACAGTTCATATTAGAATAATTACAAAGTGGGCTCCACAAAAACACGTGTAAAAAGTTATGTGAAAAAATGTTGTCACGGATccgttatatatatgtatgtgtgcgTGGGTGTGGCCAATGATGCTTTTTTGTTGTgggatgtgttatccacacacctcattttacttcttatacactatttgatatttatgtccgttgatcttcttcaattcatccgatcctacggtcgaaaattaaaaaggtgtgtgtgaagtaaaatgaggtgtatGGATATCACACCATTTTTGTTGTGTGTTAAGAGTGGTTTGTGTTTACAGCATTGTAATAGTTGTGTCTAAATCATAAAGCTGAGTTGTAAACTTGTTTGAATTTTACCTCTTAACTGGATTCTCCTTGTATCATTCAACTGCAACTTCATCGCCCTCGGGATCACTCATGTTCTTGACGCGGAGTTCAACAACCCTCAGATCCCGCAGATGTTGCAAAATCTCTTGGAGAAGATCCACCCCTTTGTCTCCCTTCTTCATGGAGCTCATGCAGTGCTTGAGAAACTCCCTGTCTGCTTCAAGAGCTTGTAGCCTCTCATATACATGATCCACCTCCTCTTCAATGGCTATTTTTCCATCATTCAATTCGAAATTGGTAATTGAATTCTGCATTATTTCAATTGATTCTGATTGATCAACGTGTTCTTCATGAGTTAACCCTTCTTCGCTTTCATTGTCAGTTGCATCCAAAAGTGGAAGAAGCCTCTTTGCCATGGAATCCAATGTCTTTTCCTCGGGATGATGTCTATCTATCCCATTTTCTTCTGGACTGCTAACATCATGATTCTCTTCGGAGTATTTGAGGCTGTACGTTGGGGAATGCTCAACTAGCTTAAAGTCCTCGGCGAATTCCTCATTTGCACCCAATGTGATTAGCTTCTCCTCCAAGGCTTTGAGCTGATCCAGAATGGACAGCCTCTCTTCCTCGAATCCTGCTAGTGATTCATCAAGAACACTCATATTTTTAACACAATCCAGAGCCAAATCTTCCAAACTCAGACCTGCATCGCCTGTGGTATTGTTTTTGtcattgctttcttgatggccACCGAAGCCACTTTCTTCGTCCCTCGCTTCAACGTTAAGATCAATCGATAGCGCATCACTATCCCATGACTGGCTGCAAGAAGCAGAAGAATTCCTACTTCTTATACTTCCATATTTAATTCTGCTCATGGTCCTTGCCTTCTCTTTTTCCTCATAATCTTGGACTTTCTTTTGATATATTTCCAATTCTCTCTCTAGTTCTTgcttttccttctccttcttgttCATCAGATCATTCAGAAGTTGTAAGGCGTCCTGGTCGTACTCGGATTGTTCTTCCATCATCCTCTGGTATTGCAATGCCTCCATTTGCATTGCTGCCTTCTCTTCTTGAAGCCTTGTAATCATAGCCATAGTCTGGTTGGCGGCAATTGCAGACGCACTCCTCTCTTCCTCTAGTTCTGCATATAAAGAACTTAGAGATTTACGCTCAGCTGTCAGCGCTTCTTTGAGCCGTCCAATGGTTGTAAAAGGATCCCTCTCTTCTGTCTCACTCACAGCACTTCCATCCAAATACTCTTCTACTGCCGACTCCATTTTATCATCTGGTTTCTTGTGCAAGGAACAAAGACTGTTTACAGATGTTGGTGAGTCAGGAATCTCCTCTTCCTCTCGTTCTTGAGCCTTTTCAGGCATACTTGTTTCTCCTTGCGGTGTAGCTGCTACAGCATGCCTTGTACCTGTCAAAATTAAATTTACCATAAAATCCAGCTCTTTCTTATGTAACAATTACACTACTTACAGTACTAAATGTCCTTCGTCGAACGAATTTTTGTATCTAGGTGGAGGTAAGATATGATCTTGAGATTTACCGTAATCACTCTGAGCCGAGAATGTATCAGGTACATTGGGAATTTCAAAGCACGGCGAAGAAGAACCTTCTTGAGCCCGAGGGTGATCACTTGCACGGTCATACTCTTCTGTGTTTGCAAAAATACTTTCTTCTTCAGATGCTGCAGTTAATTAAGAAATCAGAATGCAAAATAAACTTACAGTGAAAAAAGTTGATGAATAATTACAATCTTCTGTACCTGGTGGATCACTTCGTTCTTTCTTATCGGGTTCTTCAATTCGAACAAATAATATTTGAGCTCCTGGAGCAGTGACTACTTCGTCACATGGCTTGCGAACCAAATCTTGTTTTACCTCTTCTGCGTCTACGTCAGAAGAGTTATCAGTAACACCCCTGGACATATCTAAGCTTTCGACTTCTCCATTACCTGTGTTAACTGCACTCTCGTTTGCCACAAGTACTAATGATGCTTCTCCGGAGAGTTGAGGTTCAGATCCGATGTTTGACTCAGAAGCGAAATTTAACTCTTTATGATCATGCTCTCTCacctcctcctcttttacatTGCGGGTTACTTGGTCTACTGTAGTTGAAAAATCGATCAACTCAACGGGAATCAACCGATGATTGTGAGCACAGATCAAACCATTCTCGCAAGATAGGGGGATGATTTCAAGAGAGTAATCTTCTTCAAAGCAACACTGAATGCTAGTAGCACTAGCATCGGAAGATCGATGGACAAGTTTCGTGCTGTTAGAATCTGACCGCGCAATGTCAAGAGAACCTCCTTTGTTATCTTCATCTGCATCATTTTCCTGACATAGCAATACTGATCTAGACCTTGGACAATCTTCCACTGCAATGCCTCCGAAGCTAGAACTGCAAACATCCGATGTAAGTTGTTGCTCGTCTGCCACTCTGTCGTCTTCATGTTCTTCATTCGTTGTCTCCAACTCATAGCCATTGTCACTGTGAGTTGACAGGCTATCAAGTTTATTTGCACTTTGATACTGACCTccattgtttccatcatccacaGCTTCTACAGCTGAATGCCCTTTCCGCGCATACTCCAAAGAACCGCAAGAAGGTTCAGAACAAGGACGGTGAAACATATTGGATATCTGAGTGGCATGGCTCTGACATACAACATCTGTATAAGAGTCGTTTGAGCTCTTGCCTTGTTCCAAGACGCCTTCGATTCTAGGAGTACACAACGGACAAGGTGGTTTCAGGCCGAAGTAGTTGGCATATTTGTTGATCAAGTAACCGAGCAAAGAGTTGAGGAGGAGGAGTATTATCAAAATCCATTCAAGAACAGCATAGACTAGAATTACAATCAACTTGGGAGTGTTCCTGTGCAACATGCTTGCAAACTTGTTGGTTGCCAtggatgtagagagagagagagagagagagagagagagagagatgctttTCACGTTTAGACAGAAAATTGAAGACTGAGCTGTTGCAAGAGAAGCAGACTTGCTTCCCGGTCCGTTGTAAGTTCGTCTACAGtaaaaaatatgttatttttctTCTGTATCAAAGGGGGATCGGAGCAGGGATCCGTCTTCAACATTAAAAAGAGAAATATTATTAGAAACATCCGTTAAATACAATATAAACGCACCCGTAGAATCTACACCTGAAATTTTAGCTCTCAAGTTTAAAGTGATGATCACTATCCTAAGAGCAATTTAGAACAAGTATTATGTAATTAATTTGTACTTATTAATTGTTAATCAAATACATATGAATGCTACTTGGGATTCTTCTCATATTTGGTATTAAAGCGAGAGGCAGGGAATGATGAACACATGGGTTGTCAACACTCAGCAGTGACAGGCACGGTGGAAAAGCTaacaaggaaaaagaaaaagtgagTGGAAAAAAGGGAAGGAATTGGATCAAATTGGGGGCTTTTTGAAGAGTGAATGAGAGCCTTTGTATAAATAAAGGTGGTTGTATAATATCTGCTTTTGCTCATGGGCCTCTATATGTTTTCTTTAACTTTTCAAAAGTTCATTATTGGGTTTCAGAAACATAAAGAAATGTAAATCAAAGAACCTAACAAAACCTTCCTTGAAATGTTTAAGGTGAGTGATTTCCGCACGCTCATATTTTCTCTTTCGACATTTATGATTATTCCTGACTTTGGatttgaataaattaaagagaATCAAGGGactattgaattgaataaatgaaaGAAATCAATGGACATGAATAAACATAAGTGTGTAAGAGAAAAAGTGAAGCGTTCGAGATATTTCTCATATTTAAAGAGACGAAAAATGATAAccacacctttttttttctcctcttaCACACCTATAATTATCCCTAACTGtctaattgaataaatcaaacagaACCAACTGACACGACTAAGTAGAAATGTATAAAGAGAAAAAACAAATGGTGAGATTCTTACGTCACAAAGGTACtattacaaaaacaaaacaaagaaaaatgaaaaggaagTCAAAAAGAAAAGGTCGAGAGTTACCTAACATCCTAATAAATATCAGCCTTCTTGTAACTTATTGGTTTTGTAATACAACAATATACAAAACGATCAATAGGTCTAGAGTTCGACTAGCACTTGAATTGGTTATCGGAAAGATGAAATTACCCTTAATAGATGAAGGTACAAACAACACTTAAAAAACTAGTAGGCCCACATGATGtaatgggatatgagttctctTGTCTCTTGAAATAAAACCTCTCGAGGGGTTTTATTAGTAATGTCCTCCATACTTTTGAACAACTGGCTTGAGACCTTACAAGTCACATTTCATGTGCAAACTCACCAACTTGTGGATCATGATGAGAGAATCAATAGATTCCCAACCTTTATTTTGTTGTGGTAACCGTTTGTGAATGGAAATGATTACcactctctttttctccttttacaTGTCTTGTCTATCCGTTGATTCtcgtttaatttattcaatctagAGGCCATACATAAACAAGATGTACTGAAAAAAAGAGTGCGGACACGTCTCTTAGTGAGAAGTTGAAACCGAGTTTGGCTACACCGTTATACTGTATGTTGTATAATAGGATTTGTAACACTACTAGAGCAACCTTAGAAAGCAATCTGAACAAAATTAGGTAATTTTAAGAATACGGTAGGATTTGTAGTTAATGAGATGTCCTAAGTTTGAGTCCCCCATATCATCGTTGCATGGCCATTGTGAATTATTTGACATATTTCAATAAGATAAGAAAAAGAATGCAGCATTTTATTTACAGAATTTTGATCACTTTATTGTGGTGGGGGTCTTTTATCCTACCTCCATGTGAAAACCTACACTACAGTTGTATAAGTACGTCAACCTGTATCTGCATTGTCGTCGGATTCTTGGCTTTCCTCACCTTGAATGGTATTTTGGTTCATCGTAAACCTCCAGCTATCTCCTTCCTCGATCTCCCATTGTTTCTTAAGTTCAAAGATTGCTTTAGAGGCTGCGGCAGCAATTGCCGGATTGCTATCTTCTGCGAGTCTCTGCAAGGAAAATGAAATGCATGAGTTTCTGGCATCATCACGGCAAAGAATGACGATTACAAATTACAGTTATTTAAATTCCAGCAAACCTGTAATGCTCCCATCCCTGCATTACCAAGAGTCCACATAGATGGAGCTGCAGCCAAAGCATTGGCTACTGCTTTCCTATGCAACAGAAAACCAACAGGTAAGAGTGGATGATATACAAATACAATACAAGTCGTGTAGGAGTCAACAGAAACTAGGGAATCAAAATTCAAACAGGCTTCCTTGTCGCTGGAATTTGTAGCATCACCCGAAAATTTATTCAGTAGCACAATTGTTTTAAATTAATGTCGGCGTCAGACTTCTATTTGGCTATCTACTGCCTTATCATAGGTTAATTATAAATTTTACAGTGAAATGGATGGCAATATATAAGATGACAAACAAATTCCTAAAGGAAACATAAGTGACATCATTTGCAGCATTGTTTCCAAAAAGAAAGGCAAAGTATTTCCAAGAACATAGGTTTCCATGCGATACAGATACAGATACAGCCTTGTCCATGCACGTCAGTCAGAAGATTAAAGCATATTGCATGATTGGCTTTGTacacttaaattttttattcataaaaaaaaaaaaaaactaatgaaaatggcttgaaaactttgagttttaatgataaggacaaaatcaagggtaaagtgaatagtaccaggaatgactttttagtgtaaaaatgtggtttttcgttaaagtgaacagtaccggatgcttttcgttaaagttccctaaaaataAAGGCAAAACAATTAGCTTATGAGGAAAATGTATGCATTTGTCAAGTCTAAGGGGGTAAGATTGTCCAAGGGGCACTATAAGATAAAATAAGTAATGCTTGCATAACTTACCGGGTATTGACATCGGGAGAACTTGAACACTCTGCCAATAACGATACACTACTTTTACCATCCATTGCATCGAGATCAATTAGAGTTGCGATTAACAGCTCAAGCTGCTCCAGATAGAAAAGATAAGTTAAATGAGTGACCCTACAAGCAGTCTAACATAATAACATTAACTGCTTGACCAGACTTGGAACATAAATACATATAGATATGGACCTCTTCAGGATCAGTATAGTCAATTCCATCAGCTTCAAAGAGGGCAGACGCCATACTCCAGTAAGCTTCCTGTACACCAGTTAAAAGATTGCAACATCCTGAATCTCAAGAAAGTAGGAACAAAGTGAACTGGAGATTTCCAGGAAAAAGGGACCTGAATTGCAGTAATGCGATCGGTAGATACTTCCCCAGGAGGGAAATCAAGACTTTTCCCATTCTTTTCAAGCATTATACGCCCCAGTATGTCATTTTCTGATATAACACCATTTTCGCTTTGCAGAGGACTGGATGTCGACACGAGATATTATAATCCAAAGGTAAATACAGAACTGATAGAAGGTAGAAAACGACAAAGGAACTtaaaaatcacaaaacaaacttacaaattgTACATTTTGTTCACCGTCCTATCATGAATATTTTTGACAAACTGCAGATAATATGTAAAAAGTTCAGAGAACATGGAGTAACATAACTAGACATGATAGACTAGAAACATGTTCTTCCACAAGTATCCTTGTTAGTAttgcaaaacaaaataaatttaccTCCAGAGCCATTAGGGCATCTTCCATTGCACGTTGTTTGGCACGGAGGTCAGCACGGCGCAAATCAGCCTAAGAGAGTCAACACAGCATCAAGATGCATATTTTAGTGCATTATTATCATCATTGTATTTTCCAGAAAACTAAAATTGTTTTCCAGTAACACCGCATTTTtacaatatatattttatatacatTTCATGTATATAATGTGGAAACGAATTTTAGAAAacttgaattgttttttaattacaCTAGACTACTAGTAATGGTTTTCTAAGTATTGGATGCAGATttgaattatttaattttttctattaCAACATCAATGATATTGAACTATGTCTGtatcatttattttttaacatttaTACCTATGTTGATAATAAAGAAACCTGCAAGAGAAAATTCATGTACCCTCTCTTGTTTGCACTCTTGTGCATCAATCAAGCCCTTCTTTACATGCATTTGTTACAACTTTgacatcttttttattttcttgaataGTTCTGTGGCTTGCTTATTTCTATTTTACACAATTAAAGCTCGTAATTTAACTACACACACTATTAGCCTATAGTTATCTAGTTTAGAGTCACAAATACCGGCAGGGCACACTGTTTTCACCTTATACgttgcatattcattataaaTACAGAGTGTATGAAGCTCGTGTGTTTAATTGATGCATATTGAATGATTTCAATTTCTTCAAAGTTTCCTTCAAAATTTCTAAGTTTTGAGATACTACATCATGTCAAACAACAGAGAGAACAAAAAGTATTTGTTTCTGTGAAAGGAGTACCTCTAAGGCTCCGTCACTCCAATGCTTATCAGCAGCAGTTTTCAATCTAGACTCGGCTTTGTCTTTTAAGATCTGCAGAGGATTGTTGATTATcaaattagtaaaaaaaaaacctaaaattcaaagttttaataaaaaaaactgcccagggaaaaaaaaaaaactacttatATTTAGGCCCTATATGGTGGTTAGTAAatttttttcccagaaaaattgggattaaatcatttaaaaaaaaaagttgagggcttaaaaataaatacaacaaAAGTACGCGTTTATTACAAAAGTGTTGCTTTGTGACTTACTGCTAAAAGCCCCAATAAATAATACACATACCATAGCAATATGATGAAGGAGCTCAGCTTTCTTCTTCACATTACGGTCAATTTTCTCAGTATCCTCTCTTGCCCGGGCTACAGAGCAGAAGGTCAGGATAACAACATCATAAGTTTCTTGAGAAAGATGACTGCATGTTTATGCAACCAAAAGAATAGAACCAAATAATCCATTCTCCCATTACATAAACAGAAAGAAATAAGAAGCCAGAAGTTCTAATAGGAGAATAATATTCATCCACGAACATAAACTCATACAAATTCTGTACACTAAACTAATTGATGTTTGGCTAGAGTGAAAAGACAAGTGGAATGGAATCCATTCCATTCCTTGGTTGAGTGCTCATTCCCCAAAATGAACATTCGAAGGAACCTGAAATCGTGGAATCAGCATACACCCATTTTATTGTGACGAGGTGTCCTTATCTTCTCCTACTCTGCCAGTGCCACTAACTGCCTCATCTAACTTCATCTACAACAGCCCACCCCTTTACAGGTTTATAAGCCATGTTGTCTTCCAATCTAATAATGATGACTTGCTGCATTACGCTATACACACACGCGACTACCACAAAATCATTTTGGAGTATTTTGGCGTAACGTGTACAATGTACTAAACATCACATTGTTAATTTCTTCTTGTTTGCAACCAATTGATTTTGCCTTGTCTTCCAGGCTTATCTTTATCCAGGTGGAAACTTGCTATGGACAACAAATGTGTGCATTTCACAAGGAATGGACCTAGGGAACTACTCCTTCTCCATCTGGGTTTACACAATTGAAAACCTTCTATCCTATCAGACATCTGAACTCGGCAtgttctcctttttttttccttttatctgTTGTTAGTcgtactttttttctttcctgtCGCACAGTTCAAATAACTTTAGTCATAGCTTTTCCTAGAGCAGAATAGCATGCCTGAGTGCAAAATGTGGAGAGTATACAGCTTTTGTTCATTGTTTCTTGAGAGTGTGGCATATGGTCATTCTTACTATTGCATGCCTCATTAACCGTATTAGAGGAGTCCTAAATGTTACAACTCCATTCAAAGTCCTTCAGCCAGGTAGCTATCACATTTTTCAGTGGAAATATAACTTTGCGATTGGTTCCAACCAATGTTTTACATAACTCTTAGCTTAGATTATATTACTTTTTAGCAAAGAACAAATGTCTAAATTACAGTAATTACTAGAATATTgatttgaaatttgtaattggtgATAATTCTGAGGGAAAAGATGAGAATAGGATTTCATTATGACTTAGCTGACATATATAAGCCTTAACCAATCATATATTTAGACAATTATTGATAAAAATCTATTAACCAAGCATATATAATTCTTGATGAATCACTGATGCAGACCCTAGATTACAAGTtccaaataaacaacaaagttcGATTCCTTCCTTATTTCCAATTCAATTCTTGAAACCAAACACCATATTCATTCCACATTGTTTGTTATTCAAATTTGAATAAATTCATGTAAGTGTGCactcaaaataaaaagaatttatAAAGCAGCACAAGAAAATCTATTCACTGAAAAGGTGATAGAGTTTTACCATCCAGCTTAAGAAACCCCGACCCAAGAATAGCAACGTCTTGACGCACACGGGCATCCAACCTCATTATACCACTGACAAGAATGGAAATAATGAGCAATGAGTTCTACGCATGAAAATTTCAGGTTATCTAAAAATCATGGAATGACTAAATACATTAATAATGACTATCAAGTAGCCAGTACAATTGTAcatctttttccttttgcaAACGAGGCTCCAGCTGAATTTACAGAATAAGGCCAAAAATATGGTGTTGCAAATTTTGATACAGGTCCTGTGTAATTTGAAGATTGTGAACCTTAATTGTAATTTAACATTGCAGCACTTGTTCTTGAAGTTAATAAAGACCAAGATAAGGTGGATTAAAACTAATTACTGTAATCTCACCTCAAAATGAAAAGGGAAAAAACGAATAGACTAGGGAATCTTACCGAGAAAGCAGAATAATGTCATTGCGAGCCCTTTCATTTACAAACTTCGCGTCATTGAAAACAAATTTGCAAGCTTCAGATAAACCCTGACTGGAGTGAGTAGTTCTCTCAGAAAAGACTGGAGCCCCCCCATCTTCATCATCCCCAATCTGTGAACTAGCATACAACAGGAGTTCTTTAACAGATATTGAAAAAGAGAACAATTGGCAGTTCTTTTAAACTTATGCTAAAAATATGCCATAATCAAAGAGCATGAAAAACAAACTAATTTGGCAAGAGTTAAAGTGATAGTTCaaataaatacagaaaattcTGAAAGAAGATGAAGTAAATCATTGTTAAAAACTCAGACATATtacttttacccaaaaaaaagaaaagaaaaaaaactcgaAGAGAAAAATGAGGCACCAATGGAGAACacaagaaatcaaacaaattaattaattaactcttTTTGATGAGTGAACAAACATAAATGATGTAATTGTCTACAAAAGTTAAGTGTCACAGGACCCTCTGGtccattaggttctaatttgtaatttttctcACCTTGACACTTAACTTTGGATCTAGATGAAGGGAATACAAATGTACTTAACCTAGTTTGAGGGCCGTGAAAGGTACCTAGAGAGTGAATCCCTCCCCCTAcataatatatacacacactactGTCCTTGTTTGTCTAATTGCCCTCTTCCTGTTAAGA is a genomic window of Malus domestica chromosome 09, GDT2T_hap1 containing:
- the LOC103426191 gene encoding myosin-binding protein 3-like isoform X2, with product MATNKFASMLHRNTPKLIVILVYAVLEWILIILLLLNSLLGYLINKYANYFGLKPPCPLCTPRIEGVLEQGKSSNDSYTDVVCQSHATQISNMFHRPCSEPSCGSLEYARKGHSAVEAVDDGNNGGQYQSANKLDSLSTHSDNGYELETTNEEHEDDRVADEQQLTSDVCSSSFGGIAVEDCPRSRSVLLCQENDADEDNKGGSLDIARSDSNSTKLVHRSSDASATSIQCCFEEDYSLEIIPLSCENGLICAHNHRLIPVELIDFSTTVDQVTRNVKEEEVREHDHKELNFASESNIGSEPQLSGEASLVLVANESAVNTGNGEVESLDMSRGVTDNSSDVDAEEVKQDLVRKPCDEVVTAPGAQILFVRIEEPDKKERSDPPEEYDRASDHPRAQEGSSSPCFEIPNVPDTFSAQSDYGTRHAVAATPQGETSMPEKAQEREEEEIPDSPTSVNSLCSLHKKPDDKMESAVEEYLDGSAVSETEERDPFTTIGRLKEALTAERKSLSSLYAELEEERSASAIAANQTMAMITRLQEEKAAMQMEALQYQRMMEEQSEYDQDALQLLNDLMNKKEKEKQELERELEIYQKKVQDYEEKEKARTMSRIKYGSIRSRNSSASCSQSWDSDALSIDLNVEARDEESGFGGHQESNDKNNTTGDAGLSLEDLALDCVKNMSVLDESLAGFEEERLSILDQLKALEEKLITLGANEEFAEDFKLVEHSPTYSLKYSEENHDVSSPEENGIDRHHPEEKTLDSMAKRLLPLLDATDNESEEGLTHEEHVDQSESIEIMQNSITNFELNDGKIAIEEEVDHVYERLQALEADREFLKHCMSSMKKGDKGVDLLQEILQHLRDLRVVELRVKNMSDPEGDEVAVE
- the LOC103444194 gene encoding senescence-associated protein AAF, chloroplastic codes for the protein MALTASKVSSCPAVTNSKAIPNSYRILNSFSKSVQRHNLHCPSQGVEQRQLNCARLSSEKLRFSNDGLKHILGKPVSFTVSQRSTVIYLSGGSHNTKAKERIITYGDSAKETCSQIGDDEDGGAPVFSERTTHSSQGLSEACKFVFNDAKFVNERARNDIILLSRGIMRLDARVRQDVAILGSGFLKLDARAREDTEKIDRNVKKKAELLHHIAMILKDKAESRLKTAADKHWSDGALEADLRRADLRAKQRAMEDALMALEFVKNIHDRTVNKMYNFPLQSENGVISENDILGRIMLEKNGKSLDFPPGEVSTDRITAIQEAYWSMASALFEADGIDYTDPEELELLIATLIDLDAMDGKSSVSLLAECSSSPDVNTRKAVANALAAAPSMWTLGNAGMGALQRLAEDSNPAIAAAASKAIFELKKQWEIEEGDSWRFTMNQNTIQGEESQESDDNADTG
- the LOC103426191 gene encoding myosin-binding protein 3-like isoform X1 translates to MATNKFASMLHRNTPKLIVILVYAVLEWILIILLLLNSLLGYLINKYANYFGLKPPCPLCTPRIEGVLEQGKSSNDSYTDVVCQSHATQISNMFHRPCSEPSCGSLEYARKGHSAVEAVDDGNNGGQYQSANKLDSLSTHSDNGYELETTNEEHEDDRVADEQQLTSDVCSSSFGGIAVEDCPRSRSVLLCQENDADEDNKGGSLDIARSDSNSTKLVHRSSDASATSIQCCFEEDYSLEIIPLSCENGLICAHNHRLIPVELIDFSTTVDQVTRNVKEEEVREHDHKELNFASESNIGSEPQLSGEASLVLVANESAVNTGNGEVESLDMSRGVTDNSSDVDAEEVKQDLVRKPCDEVVTAPGAQILFVRIEEPDKKERSDPPASEEESIFANTEEYDRASDHPRAQEGSSSPCFEIPNVPDTFSAQSDYGTRHAVAATPQGETSMPEKAQEREEEEIPDSPTSVNSLCSLHKKPDDKMESAVEEYLDGSAVSETEERDPFTTIGRLKEALTAERKSLSSLYAELEEERSASAIAANQTMAMITRLQEEKAAMQMEALQYQRMMEEQSEYDQDALQLLNDLMNKKEKEKQELERELEIYQKKVQDYEEKEKARTMSRIKYGSIRSRNSSASCSQSWDSDALSIDLNVEARDEESGFGGHQESNDKNNTTGDAGLSLEDLALDCVKNMSVLDESLAGFEEERLSILDQLKALEEKLITLGANEEFAEDFKLVEHSPTYSLKYSEENHDVSSPEENGIDRHHPEEKTLDSMAKRLLPLLDATDNESEEGLTHEEHVDQSESIEIMQNSITNFELNDGKIAIEEEVDHVYERLQALEADREFLKHCMSSMKKGDKGVDLLQEILQHLRDLRVVELRVKNMSDPEGDEVAVE